One Luteibacter sp. 9135 DNA segment encodes these proteins:
- a CDS encoding response regulator transcription factor translates to MPRIALVDDHAIVREGFKRLIELEPDLDVVAEARNADEAVDAVTQHRPDLVAVDLSLPDGSGLPLIEHLASIAPTMKIVVLSMHDGEPYVSEALRRGARGYVTKGVAPEELVAAVRSVLSGEQYLSSDLRQRRSGRPSADLDPFSRLTAREREVFLLLAAGRAPKQVAAELGIGQKTIYIHRAAVMNKLNAGSELDLYRMAQERGLIRA, encoded by the coding sequence ATGCCAAGAATCGCTCTTGTAGATGACCACGCCATCGTTCGTGAAGGTTTCAAGCGGCTCATCGAGCTCGAACCCGATCTGGATGTCGTCGCCGAAGCCCGCAACGCCGACGAGGCCGTGGATGCCGTGACCCAGCATCGCCCCGACCTGGTGGCGGTGGACCTGTCCCTGCCCGACGGCAGTGGCCTGCCCCTGATCGAGCACCTGGCCAGCATCGCGCCCACGATGAAGATCGTGGTGCTGAGCATGCACGACGGCGAGCCCTACGTGTCCGAGGCGCTGCGCCGTGGCGCGCGCGGCTACGTGACCAAGGGCGTGGCCCCGGAGGAACTGGTCGCCGCGGTGCGTTCGGTTTTGAGCGGCGAGCAATACCTCAGCTCGGACCTGCGTCAGCGCCGGTCGGGCCGGCCCTCGGCCGATCTGGACCCGTTCAGTCGGCTGACCGCCCGTGAGCGCGAAGTCTTCCTCTTGCTGGCAGCCGGACGCGCGCCGAAGCAGGTGGCGGCGGAGCTGGGTATCGGGCAGAAGACGATCTATATCCACCGCGCCGCGGTGATGAACAAGCTCAACGCCGGCTCGGAGCTCGATCTCTACCGCATGGCGCAGGAGCGCGGCCTGATCCGCGCGTGA